The nucleotide sequence ATTACTCACAATGGTTTTGAGAGACCCAAATGTGGTGATGGTCTGGCGCAGAGCAGCTGTGTCAGCTTCAAAGAGCAGGACGGTTGAATCTTCAGGCTTAAGGGTCAAACTGCCCAGTctggggaagaaaaacaaaattggctATTTTTAAGGAATATCTATTTCATCAACTTCACCCAAAACAAAAGTCAAATTGTGagtaattttaaatgattatacTTCTCTAAGATACTCAACCAAAGGTAGACGGCTTATTCATGTATCAGCAAGtataatattaaatacataaagcagAATGATCTTATCCTAGCAACATACAAGTTAAATACAACACATGCAATGAGTTACAAAATTGACTTTCTTTTAGTATACCAAAGTTAAAGAGTCAAAagttaaaataagcaaaaagggTTGTTACCTCTCCAGGCACACAGAGACTTGATTGGCTAGATCTTTGTTTTGGGTACACTCCAGTTGATGAGTAAGACAATTGAATTGGCCcaataactaaaagaaaaatgaaaccatcTAGCCACAATGATACCAAGAGCACCAGATATACTCAAGTTACCAAACAGAACTTGAGATTAAACTTTTATCTGATCTATATTAACACTGCATTACAAGGAAGATACTCTCTGGCAACCAGAAGCCATGCTCAAACCAGTTCTAGCCATGCAGTCACCTTACCCAGTAGAGCTGCTGAGCCTGCTGTTGAAGTGTCTCctctttaagctgataaataAGGTCCACCTGTTCATACAGCCACACCTCACGGCTTCTAAGACATTCCAGGTGACGGCTTATGCAACTGTGAATCTGAGCTTTGACCTAGGAAACACATACATGTTAGCTTCCTAGTGTTATAATCCCAAAGAATGATGTTTCCTGCAGAATAGTGAGGTTCTTAAACTTTTTTGGGGCGGGGGAGGGCTTGGGGGGAATCACAAATCCTTTTTAATATCCAACGACATCTATGAAGTATCTCCCCAGAAAAAATGCGTATTTTCAAGATTTTGCCTATAATGTCACGGTTTAGTGTTCCAAAGTCCACCCAAGGACCCACTAAAGCCCTATGGACCCCAATTTAAGAATCCCAGCCATAAAGGCATACCTAAACTCTAAAATCCTCCTGCAATACCCATCCTTCTAAGAGGATTAGGTTTAATTTGGGTGtcctaatcaaaagaaaatacaagaatgTACCAGGAAATACTGATCCCCCTCAGTTTTCcacataatttaaaaacctaTGGTTTTACAAGTTTATCAGCAGAATAAAGACAGAGTATTAACTTAATAGCTAGCCCCTTATCTCTTTTCTCACCCCACAGAATGAGCAGTCCATTTACAGCAGAACAATTTAGTAAAGAGATGTGCCACCACATGTCAACAGCTAGAAGACCATTAGGGTAGAcaatttaagtaaaattataaacTAATGTTTCTGGAAGCATAAACAGTGATTCAAACAGGGCTAAATATAAAAATCCCAAGGGAAAAAGTCAAAACAGGCCATAAATTATCCATGACAATACACATaagaaactatattttaaaacacatttttttttcctgtttaataaAGTTGTGTTTCAAAGTCATGTAATACTTGATCTaacacacacaacaacaaaatactactGGAACCAACAACAGATTTCACTCTGGCTTGCCCTAACAGATAGTCATTTACAGAACAATGCCATTAACCAGTTAAAAGATGACGGGGAGGATGCTCAAGTGCATCCTTCATGCAATCAAGAGGACGCAGCTGAGAGGATACTGCTCACTCATTTCATATTTTACTGGTTACAGTGCCTGAGGAATCACACAGAGGAGTAATCAAAAATGCATGCTGAATAGAATTTTCTAGAATGGCACAGGGTCTTCCAGACTCTTCTAGCACCTGCCTTATTTCCCCTTGGGATGAAAGGCACCAGTGTATCAGGCAACTGACTGGGACCAAGTAGACCACGCAAGGCATGGGGTGAAATTTTTTGTTGGCACAGAGAAACCAAGTCCTTGGCCATGCTCTAACCAGCCCTGTGCCAAGAGtccagacaagagaagagaaaagcacATGTCACACCTCTCGCAAGTTATCTTTAATTTGCTGTTCAGCCCGGAGAACTCCACCAATAGCAAGCTCCAAGTCCCTCCGTGCATCACTACACCTCAACAGGGGTTCTCTATTACTGGAGCTGCCACTCTGGTCTTGGAAGGTATTCATTCTCCTCACTgctcctttaaaagaaaaaaatatatataaatagcaCCATAATTACAACCAAAAACCACCTTTCAATCATCCCTCAAATGATCATTCCAGCCAACTCCCATTACTAACTACTTAGATTACTTTCCAACACTGGAGCTAGCACATAAGATACTCTTAATAAATATtgtctcctcccttccctctacCACTGTTCCTGCCATAAAACTCTAAAATCTACTTTAGTAACACTTTACATGTGAATAGCTATTTCTGGAAAAATACACTAATTGTCCTGAATCAACAGAGCATACAGTGTCCTGAAAAgttaaaagaacattaaaatataattttctatttataacaCACATATAGTCATATGAGGTATGTGTTCCTCTTTGTAGATTTAGAGATGAAGACTAAAAGGTACAGCTTATTACTTTGAAAATAAGCTGCAAACAATCAAGTTTAGAATACTGTTTAGAAGACGGAATTTTTAATTTCCCCCTTTAcggtagaacttttttttttatttaggaaGAACTTAAGAATTACTTCATAGCTAGGAAGCTCTCAAAAATATAacacagggccgggcacggtggctcacacctgtaattctagtactttgggaggccaaggtgggtggatcacttgatcccacGAGTTCTGGACCAGCCgcggcaaaatagcaagacctcgtctctacaaaatacaaaaattagccacatgtggtggtgtgcacctgtagtcccagctacttggcaggctgaggtgggaagatcacctgagcccaggaggtcgcagctacagtgagctgtgatcacaccactgcactctagcctgggtaagagggtgaaactctgtctcaaaacaacaaaaaagaatacaacaGATATACAGATACATGTTTTTTATATAgagaatatatgtaatatataatatataaaagaatgtGCATTATATATAACAGATTATATGTGACAAAATGATTTCATATGATTCTCAtataaaggagaaacagaaattgGTAAATACAGAGTTCTCTAAAAAGCTTGGGTTTAGGAGCGATAGGAAACAGAAACGGGAAGAACAGCATTAATGATAAAATGAGACTGCAACACAAGAGTGTCAGTAAAGCCATGAAGTAAAACTTGACAAAAGCTACTGGAAGAACAATGACATGATTTTTAAACACTGAGAAAATGACAGCAGTGATTACTAGAGCTCAGAATAGGTTCACTAAGCCCTGTGATACCAGTTATTTCCTTTTGGATTGTTTTACTAAACCAGCAAGTAAAGGTAATGCTGTAGACACCAAGGAATGACAGAAGACTTGTGGCAAAACTGTATGATATCACTGTGGACAAAGTGAATATCAGCTAAAGAGAAGCACAATTAAACTGAATAATAagattattttttacaaaatactcAAAGGATGACAGACTAAGGCCAGTGTGTAAAGTTTTTAGAGGCACATCCCTGTTTTTTCTAATTACTTGTATGAAAACATAGAAGACAAACATTAAAGCTGGAGGTAACATGGGGCTGTGACAGAAGCATTTCCCAAAACAATCTCTACACAGCTGTTCAAtcttacaaaacaaaatgtaagttTTTCACTTTAATCAGGGAGGGCAAGGAAAAGAATATTTTCCACCGTTTTTAAAGGGTGGACATCTTTAACTGAAAGTAAATTCTCTATGAATTCACAGTGTGCTGGGTCTGTGGGAAAAAATAACTCACATACTATTTGACTACATTTACCAAAAGTATAGTGTTTGTCACAGGATTAACCTATTCCATGTTTATTAGACTAAATTCAAAACTTATTTCTGAGTAACACGCTTTAGAAGAGGACACTTAGAAAAGGGAAAGAGGCCTCAAAACCATGAAAAACTTCTCCAGGAAGGAAGGCTGTTTAGCCTAGATAAGAGACGTCTCCAGGAGGACATGATTACCATTCTCAAGTATGTGGAGACCTGTCAACTAGAAGAATTAAATTTGTTTGGAACAGACACAAGGGGGTAAAAAAGGTTAATAGGAGGCATGTTAGGCAATAAATAACTTCCTAACTGTCCTGAAAGCAATGACTTTCTCGGAGAAGCCAGCTTTGGGGTGAAAAGTGGCCTACCCAGGGCAGAGTCCTCCAAGTGGCTGACTGTCCATTTGAGACAAAGGAACTTTGCCAGGCCTTGACTGCATCTTTAAGACTAAGTTTAGGGCCAGATGCCTAGCTGAAAGCTGGATAGAGACAAAAGTGGTGAGTTCCTCCCTCAGAAATAATGTATTCTGAGAGAAGTGGGAAGAgcagcaaaacaaactttctgtCCACTATCTCAGCAAAAGACTCCGATTCAGGAACTAGAGTTTCTATAAGAAACAACAATTCAGGAAATTTTTAAACTTCCCCTTGCTGATTTTGTTTCATCAGTCTCTTTTTCCATAatcatctcttaaaaagaaaggGTTGCCTTAATTGGACTTCACAGAAATCCCTGTGGAAATTTTTCCAACCCTGGACACACCAACAGTGGTTACCTTGCATCCTCCTTTTGCATGCCATAAGCTGCCTGTGTTAGGCAGAAGCGTTAGTGTGCACTTGGAACTCACTGCAGGGACTATGAAAAATACCTGCATCACACGGGTGAAATGCTGACTCCGATTTGGAGAGCTGGAGTGTGACGGgctgcttcactttgcacttAGGTCAGTCATGCAAGACATGTTTAGCAGTCTTTCAAATGTGTTACCCAGCCTTCTTCACCTGTGCCAAATTTCCCACTCTTAGATCCTCACCATTTGTGTGGAATgccacaatgcctagcacagtgtaAAATTTAATCAATAAAATTGTTGCTTCACAATGTCAAAACTCCAGAATTCCGGAACATACGGGAGACAAACTCAAACACATACAGTGCTGACTGTACTACTAGATTCCTAAAGCAAGTACTCTCAAttcaatcacaagtattaatattACACAGTAAGAGTAGAATATAGCAAGAGTTCACACACTGGACTTTCCCCTTATCAGCTATAGACAGAATGTAGGATGAGatttaaaagttacaaaactGATTTTTCCACACACAGTTATcacattttttcaaattaaaaggaGTGTTATCCTTCAAAAGTCATCTTGAGAACTCATTTGTCAGCCACGAAGAAaacctgtttcatttctttatggTAAGTCCCAGGATGCTTGCCCCTTTGTTGCCTTTggctctctctgtccctcctcctccctgtggCGCAGTTAGAGCACTGTCAGCTTTCAGAGCCCAGATGCCAAGAAAGGAGCTGTGCAAAGGCTTGCCCTTTTGCACTGTGATGAAGAGGAAACCTTCAGAGCTGAAATGAAGAGCCCCAATCATGGGTGAATTCAAATCACAATGAGTTGAAGCCTAAGCCAGCTGTACGAAATGTTACATCCAAAGAGACTGGTATGAGGTAACTAGCTCGCATGGCCATTTTCAACAGTTATTCACCATTTGTTTCAGGTTCAAGAGCCAGAGTGGCAAGCATGACCATCAAGAGATCACTCTGGAGTCTGACAAACCTGAGTTCTGACTGTGTCTCCCAGCTTGAGACCCCTGAGCTAGTAAcataacctctctgggcctcaatttcctcaggAAAAAGGGAGACAAGGATGGCAGCTACAAAGGGGCTGCAGTAAGGTTAAAGTGAGACATTATTTGTCTACCAGCACTTAGCCTAGCACCTGCATACCATAAGCCCTCCATATTACAGTGGTTATTATCAGGTTTAGCTGACAGGCTGTGAATAGGATCTGACAGAATCCTTTAGCCATTTATCAGGGCTATGACCTTGCACCATTTGCCCTTGTGGAACCTAACTTCCTAATTCATATGTGAGGAATACAGACTCACAGACTTAGGGGGAAGGAGATGgtgattatttaataaatattagattTCCATCGAGTCTTTCACTATACAGCATAGCAAAAGGCAATCTTTTATTTACTCCAAAAACTCAATAGTCTAAATCCTCTAATATATACCAAGTATGGATACTTTTGActgttttcttacctgtaaaaagAATGGACCAAATCAGCTCTGATCCTaatattcaaatcaataaaagattactaaaaatgtctttttatcttCACCATTATAATCCAAAATATTGCCTTACCATCTTCAAAACAGGACTGCCTTAAACGTCCATGTTTGAGACAACATTAAAAGTTTAAGTGCTTTCTAAAACTTCCCTGCTTCTAGGATCCCTGTCCTAAATTTGGGGGTGGAGGAaataaaggaggaggagagaaacacACATACCCTTCTAACAAATAACAAAACCTGGAGATTCCTCAACAAGGAATTCCTTAAACTATATATGCTATGTTTACACAATGCTTTGCACAAATCTATTTGTAAAGTCTGAAGATCATGGGACCAGAATTGAGCAACTAACCACAAATGAAGCTAAGTCATTACTGTATGGCTTAACCATAAAATTTCCAAAGAGCTATAACTCTTGTGACCCACACAAACTACAATTTAAAGCTGAAAAATAGCTCCTCACaagcctctttaaaaaaataaaaaataaagctgaaaaaatctTGGCCATCTCTTTAATATAACACtctcattctacagatgaagCCACAAAAAGCCCAGATAGTTTAAGTGACCCATCTGAAGGGCCACAGCCGGAAGGGGTAAGATTTGGGTTCAGAACACAGTTCCCAAGGTCTAGTCCTGGGTTCTCTCTCCCAGGTGAACTTGTTCTTCCTTTAGTGTATTATCAcccataaagtatttttatttgccaaCACTAGAGATTAAAATTAACATTCCAATGGATTACTATTGAAATAACTTCCATTAAGATTTTCGGTCAATTTTCACAGTCCTCAGTAAATTATAACCACAATTATTCAGACTCTTCTGCCTTggataacagaaacaaaaataaacagtacTGGTcgagcgcagtggttcacacctgtcatcttaacactttgggaggccgaggtgggcgaatcacctgaggtcgggagttcgagaccagcctgaataaACAAggagaaagcccgtctctactaaaaatacaaaattagccggacgtggtggtgcatgcctgtaattccagctaatcaggaggctgagacaggagaatcgcttgaaccagggaggcagaggttgcggtgggccgaAGTcgcagccattgcactccagcctgggcaacaggagcgaaactctgtctcaaaaaaaaacaaaaaaaaaaaaacaaaaaaaaaaccaaataaatcaACAGTACCCTTGTATGTCATGATAAGCTCGGAAAAACCAAAACACTGCCAAATACCAATGCAAATGGTTTTGATTCAACGTTTGTATCACAGCCATTCCAGGCTTCATTTGTCTGTAAGAATGAAAGCTCAGACTAGATCATCTCTAACCTCACCTTCCAGCTCTCACATTCTCTGCCCCCCTTGccacctgcccctccccctccAAAGACCTCTACTTTTTACTTATTTGCCTGGCATCCTAGTCATTGCTAAAAGGCCAAGCGCAGCATCTATCCACAGGATACCTATGTGTTCTATGAGTACTACACTCGAAATACTAACTGAACAATATGGTTATCTTTGATGAGCCAACCTGCATTAGATCATCTGTAAagcttttagtttaaaaaaattataaactaaaaaataatttgcaattttACCTCGAAACTTTTTTCACTTCACAcgttctttcttccctcttttttagAAAGGTTGTTTTTTATACAACTCATTAACTCAAGGACTATATACATGTTACCCTAGCCCCAGCCCACTTTAAATTCCTTATCAAGACAAGCAGTTTCTGAAATCCAGAACCTGGTTCTCTGTAATCTTTTTTAAACCACACAAACAAACGTTAATATCGCAACAGATTTAAAATAAGGTAATAATAAATTCACTATTGAACATTTTAAGATTTAACACTTCAGAGTTTACTAGGCTCAAATTTGTCCACCTTTACACAAGTAAATGAGAGCAATAAATCCCAGCACATCAATTTTCTAAAGTAGTAACTGAAAACCGACCGCAAGGCGTTTCTAATTCGAAAGCAACATTGACTCATGTGGCTTTCTAGATTTCCCAAAAGCCCTCTCCAAACGGCCTCAGGGGGCCCTCACCCTCGCCCTCGCCCTCGCCCTCGCCCTCGCCCCGGTCGCCGCTTTGCACGCATGCGCGCAGTCAGCCCCGGGGTTCTGGCTCCCGCCCGGCGCCAGCCAGCCTCAAGGGCTCCCGCTACGGCCCCTGGGCTGCCAGACATACCTCACAGGCCAGGTCACCGACGCGCCAGCTGCCCGGCAAACGACAGGCTGCTTTACCGCTGACCCGAGTGCGGAAGGTCCCCGAGCCCGGGCCGCGCCCCGTCAGCGCGTCACACGGCTGCCACCAGCGAACTGGAGCGCTCAAGCCAGGGCCGGGGAGGAGCGGAAAACTCCGCCCACTGTTGCCCTGCTCCCCTCCAGTCTCCGCTGGCGCTCGCGGCCCCCGCGCAGCTCCCTCGCCGCTGGGCCTCTCCGCTAGACGCCTGCTGCCCCCGCCCGGCTTGTCAGGGTAAGGCCAGCTAGAGGGACCTAGGATGGCACCTGGGGCTCCTCTCCAGCCTCTCCTTTCCCCGACTTGCTCCACCCGATAATGGGCTCAACTCAATGAGAATTACATGAACCATAATGAATTATATGAACTAAAATgtttaggacagtgcctggcatatagcacTACCTACCTGTGACTATCATGTTTATGGTACTTCTCgctttcccttttctctaagATAATCCTCATAGCCTGCATATGCAATCAGGCCAAAAGATGAAATCTAGACAACGTTGTAACTCTATTACCTTTTAGTCGATTTTTTGAATGTAAAATACTTGCTCTTTTCTATGAATATAAAGCTATTTTTGTTAATAGTAAGAGTAAAGCAAAATCACATGAGAAACACCAAAGGGGAACACTAAAGAACCATTACCCTAAATTAAGTATCCCTTAGATTTCAGATGAACAGAGTGGAAATGCCTGCTTTGTCTGTGATGCATACAATTTCTGGGACCCCAATCCAGGCATTCattatcaaaaataagaaaatttctcCCTAATTCCAAATGCCTTCATTGGATAATACATTtcataaagacacaaaaaaactagACATACTTCTGAATGACTAAAGTTACAATTTTATGGTcctttgtactaatttacatcaaTGGCAACAAAGAAGGAATTCTTAAGTCTATTAAAATATAACTGATGTCAGGAACTTTCATCTATTTTATGTGCCTCTGAAAAACGGCTGGTCACAATGTAAATACAAAGAAACTTTGTTGGCCATCACCTACTTAACTGATGGTCTCTGTTCCCTCTCTAAAAGATCCTGACCAATGCCCCAGCATAGTAAAGTCTTCAGCTACTGTATATTTTCACTGAGTTTCACAGCTATATTCATTTGTGTTTCTCCTCAAGCCAGCTGTAGCCGTTACTATGATGAtgtgatttattaaatattacataaacataaaaagactgagaaagaaaatcataaaaatctaaaattctgcACTCAGACCACTTTACACGTAGATTTTACTCCCTTATGCTTCAGTATTTGATCTTGtgtctttataaaatgtttaggTTCTAAAGAGGAAAAATGCATAACGTATTTTACCTCTCTTCTGCTTCAAGAATTTCtatgctgtctcaaaacaacaaccatCCATCCCAAGTAGATCATCTCATCTAAAGCAGCATAGCTCTCCCCATTTCCCTacaggataaagtccaaatttcttttaaaagcaataaGGCTCTTgagttagggttctccagagaaatggaCCATTATATAGACAGACATAGATATAGTCATAAAGATATATACAGACATAGATATaagaggggatttattaggggatctggctcatgtgattaggaggctgagatgtccCATGacaggccgtctgcaagctggagaccctgggatgTCAGTACCATGGCTCAGTCCAAGTGcaaaggcctcagaaccaggaAAGCAGATGGTGTAAATCTCAGTCTGAAGCCAAAGGCCTGAAAACCCAAGGGACCACTGACACAAGTCCTGAAGCCCAAAGCCTGGGGAGCCTGGAGTTCTACTGTCCAAAGACAGGACAGGAAGAATGTATCCCAGCTCCAGCAGATAGATCTGccttttcagtgtttttgttttctctgggcCCCAgcagattggatggtgcccacacACACTGAGGTGGATTTCCCCCCACCTAATCCACTCTGATTCATACCCTAATATCCTCTGGAAACAGACACACCTCAAAATAACATTTCACCAGGTTTCTAGgtttccttaatccagtcaagttgacacctaaaattaaccatcacagctcTCTATTTCCTAGCCTCACTGTGGCTCTCCTGCTGTCTCCCAGAACAGCTCCTGCACCCTAATCTACTGGACAGCTGTTCTATGCATAGGATAGTTTGGTTTATCTTGTGCAGCTTGGCTATGCCAGCTCTCTCTGCCAGCAATGCCagtctctcctcttctccctacCTGTCTGCTTTTCAAGTCACCATCACTAACTACAAAGTCCTTCCTGACAGAGCACCTCATTCCTCAATACTTTTGGCCAGTAGACTTGGCTGCTCCCTCCTGCATGACCACTGTAATCTGTATGGGTTTCCCGCAGGACGCCTGTAACATGTTACCCTATTGTTACATGCCTGCCTCCTTAGCCTGAGGGCTCCATGACAGAAGAAaccatgtcttatttatttaatagctTTGTACATCCTAATACTGAGCAGACAGCCTGATAGCGGTACCTTGGCATTACCAACCGTTCACATTCTCTGTGTGCCACTGAATCGACATAAAGAGAAGAATGTACCTGGCATTGTACAATGCTTTGCCCTAAATTCAACAGAGGCCTAAGACATTTTGGACAAACGGATGAATATATGATAAATTAATGTTTAGGTTCAGACTAGCCACAGTAAGTATGGTATAGTTCTGCTTTAAACATAATCAACTTGATGTCCCACTAAGGCCTGTATTAACGCAGGAAGGTTTTTTCAGAGAAAGAAGATGTTTCTAGCACAACTATTACTTTTGGGATTTTTTCAAACAAGACAAGGCTGGCAAGGGTGTTGCCACTGAAAGTATGATCCCAGAATAAGTGCTGAGATAGTATCTTTCCTGCTAAGCTCAGCTTCGTGGATTCACACAAACAGCAGCAAGACTGTGGTTTAAAGGGGACACATTTACTGTATTTTACAGCCAACTCTGAATTTTTTCTTCAGAGTTGGCGGTACCACAGAAATTCTAACTGAATTTCAAGTTGAATATTGGGGGGATGATATTCAACTTGAAACTTCTTGCCATAATATAGTGAAGGATAGGAAAACATGTTACTTACCTACTATCACAGTAATAATGCCATTTTATCCTGATTTTATATGGCAAACGTTTTGTGGTTCTCCCTATAGAAGCCAACAAGTgataaaatattagtattttcCCTCCTCTAAAGCCTGGAGGACTAGCAATAATGCCAAAATAAAGCTCAAAACACACCTGAGATTATCTTCTTTTGAAAGCTGTAATTGTCTCAGTATTTAAAGACTTAACTTCTCACCCATGACCAAACTGACAACAAAACCTTTTAACTTATTTTGTGAGCTACTCACTACTTCACTGAACCAAACTGTCATATTTGTAGAGCATTTAGGTAATGCTGCATAAGAGGCATATTAAGCCCCAAAGGTGTCCCCAAACACACTGCTAACCCCAAAGAGGAACATCTTGATTAATTAAGTCAAGCAAAATTAGGGATGACAACTTGGGATAAGAATGACTAAGAGTGTACAGTCATTCATATCAGAAGTTAAGTACTGCAATGTTATGATTTAACAATCAAAGAAGATAAGCTAAGAAGGACAATATGGCAGCTCCTCTAACTGACATGCATGGAGATAGTATAATGCCTACTAGCTAGAGCAACAGTGGTCAACTGGACCCC is from Macaca fascicularis isolate 582-1 chromosome 9, T2T-MFA8v1.1 and encodes:
- the NCOA4 gene encoding nuclear receptor coactivator 4 isoform X5, giving the protein MNTFQDQSGSSSNREPLLRCSDARRDLELAIGGVLRAEQQIKDNLREVKAQIHSCISRHLECLRSREVWLYEQVDLIYQLKEETLQQQAQQLYWLLGQFNCLTHQLECTQNKDLANQVSVCLERLGSLTLKPEDSTVLLFEADTAALRQTITTFGSLKTIQIPEHLMAHASSSNIGPFLEKRGYIPMPEQKSASGIVAVPLSEWLLGSKPASGHQAPYIHSTDPHDWLTQKQTLENSQEVLLNSPLQEEHNFPPDHYGLPAVCDLFACMQLKVDKEKWLYRTPLQM